One Leptodactylus fuscus isolate aLepFus1 chromosome 11, aLepFus1.hap2, whole genome shotgun sequence genomic window, ccgaccttagactccgcctcctccagcagagccagcgctgattggccgaattccgtactctggccaatcagcactggctaatgcattgtattggcgtgatgaagcagtgctgaatgtgtgtgcttaacacacacattcagctctacttcatcgggctaatagaatgcattggccaatcagcgctggccaatgcattctattagcatgaactgagtttgcacaggggttctagtgcaccctcggctctgctacatcagattgctacatctgatgtagcagtgccgagtgtgcatcagatgtgtagttgagcaaaactgactcagcactgctaagtctctgcattcgcataggaatgcattggccagccttcggccaatcagcgctggctctgccggaggaggtggagtctaaggtcggacctgaatggagactggtgtggagcgatcttagactccgcctcctccagcagagccagcgctgattggtcgagttccgtactctggccaatcagcactggccaatgcatttctatggggaaaagttagcttgcgaaaatcgcaaactgacagggatttccatgaaataaagtgacttttatgcccccagacatgcttcccctgctgtcccagtgtcattccagggtgttggtatcatttcctggggtgtcatagtggacttggtgaccctccagacacgaatttgggtttcccccttaacgagtttatgttccccatagactataatggggttcgaaacccattcgaacactcgaacagtgagcggctgttcgaatcgaatttcgaacctcgaacattttagtgttcgctcatctctagacatcatGTCTTATGACCAACCAAGAAGGGTCCAATGTAACCTATGGTCCAAATATCAAGTCCTCATTTTTGTAACCCAAAAAGGATGGGTGTGCAGATTGGACGGTGGCCATGAGGGGCTCAGGGTCAAGATGGAACTTTTCTTGGAACGATTTGGGGTGGAAAAATGATAAAAGGGGATGACCTTTAACACTCTAGTTCTAGACAAAAGAGATATTGGTGAATTTTGCCATTTTCAGCAGGAACCACCCAAAATCTAAGGTTTACAAGGTTCCCACAATGTGGGGTTTCCTTGGGGTTTCTTCAATGATAAGCAGCACTAGATGTGCCTGGAAGCCACTTCTCCCACACAAAGCAACCAAATGAATGTTCTTGTGAACCACGGAAGGAGCAGGATTCTAAAGTGCAAAGGTGACCTAACTAAACATGTAGTGGTCACTTAGCAAATTGCTCTGTTTATAGAGATGACAACTCAGTGGTTAAAGATACCCTCTGTAGGTGGTTCAGGCTTCCTCTGCCATGGCCAACCCATCTAAGTCTGATGCTCTTTTTGGTTGCCCATAGTCTacatcagtattataaatggaaCAAAGTAGGTAGGTTGCGATGACAGATTTTGCCTAGTGGTATTGTCCTCTATGGTCTTATTAGTCCCTTCCAGCCTTGATGGAGTACATATGGATAGCTATGGATCTATTTTTCTGCAAAGGCGTGAATTTGTGAACCTTACCATGAACTTGGCCAGTCATAGCATAACATGTGGGCTGGAAATAATGCAACAAAACTGGTTCAATAAATGATCAAACAGGCAGTACCACATTTTTGGGACAATTTCCAACCCTCCAAGTCTACAAATGGAAAATCCTTCAGATAGATGTAAACACATgtctatacatacacacacgaCTGATGCATATTGCCATGTGCCACTACACAGATTCACCTAGGTCATTGCTAGGGCTACAACAGCCAAGTATGATCCCAAAAATGCAAAAACTGAACCATCATGGCTTTTGAAGGATTATAAGGGGATTGGCAAAAGAGATGTTCTTGTTTGCACATGAGTGTAATAGTACAGGGTGGCATCATGAAACCAACATCAGGGATAAGGGGTAACTGATGCAGTGCTTATCCAGACCACATGTAGGATTATACTGCATTACAAGCCCAGATTTCCACAGTGAGACATTTACTCACTTGCATGCATGACCAATATGGTGATGAGTCAACGTGACCTTCAGTAGATCCCATAAGAAAAAGACAATATGGCAAACCAAACACGTCTTCACTCAATATCACTCCATTTTAGCACAGTATGACCTTAATATTTCATGAATATCCTTTCAATATCACAGGGGTCATTATGGACATGTCCCATAGGACAGAAGTTGATAATGGCCACCATACATGGAATCTGTTGAGTTACATATCTGGTTAACTTCCACTACAAAGTGAACTCATGGTTAGGCCAACTGGTTTATGGTTGGAAGGCTGCGTGATTCCCAATCTGGTCATCTACAGACAGACCTTATCAAAAATAAGGCCATTCACTCAACCATTTATGGAATGGTCTGTGAGGATTGTCTCATGTTTAGCTTTTGAAATCAAGCCCTCTGGTATGCATGTAGTATTCCATGCTAGATGGTACCATGCTTGGAATCAAATGGGTTACATATATTATCATCTTTCTACTACACAGTCAACTCCTGATAGGACCAGTTGGTTTATGGCTGGAAGGCTACATCATGGTGATCTACAGATAGACCTTATCAGAAATGAGACCATTCACTCAACACTTTGAGGAATGGTCTGTGAGGATTGAGTCAGGCTCATTCCTAGAACCATATACATGTCGAATTCTATACCGGCCATTCAAACAAATGACCAACCATGGAACAGGTCATGTCATGAGCTCTCAGCTATGACTACCTGGTTGGTTAATTATAAAAGAACCAAAAAACCTACACTTACCACCAAGATGATTTAAAGGGCAGTTCCAGTTAATACTGATATTGATGTCACAGGAAAAGTAAAATTACTCAACTAAAATGGTATAAAAATATTCTAAATATACTCCCATCATGCCTTGGAGTGGAGCAACTTTTCACATTCTTATTCCTTGGGAGGACCTTTCTCTCACTGCTCTTGGACTCCCCCTACTGAACAATGCATGAACTACCAAGAAAAGTCAGAGTAGAGCCATACGATACAGGAGGATCTGAATTTGAGAGCCAATTGGTTTAGAGCTTTCATGTAACAGGCTAAgaaattttgttaaaaaaaaatatatataattaaaatataatttttgatACAATAAAATCAATAATCAACATATAACACTGTCTATATCCGGATATCCCATACGCTCAGATAACATTTTTGCAGTCTGTTGCATATCTATTTTGTACGTCAAAGGACCAAAAATATAAAAGACAAAACTAAAAATGGTCACAACCGTATAGACGTGTGAGGACCTACAGCCACCAATCAGGTAGCGGCTTCAGTAACAGTCTGTTAAGTGCACCGTTTTTGGGGAAATTATCTGATTGGTTACACAGGGCATCCAGACAAATAATTTTCCAATTACAAGATGTTTTATAGATTGACTGGCATTTATCCTCGAAATGTAAAGTTGTGGATATGACAGGTCTCTGTTTGGAGAACTGGTGCAGTTCCAGGCTTAGGTCCCAAGTCAAAACAAGAGGACCTGGTACTCTGATCTACTTCCACCACATATAACAGCAAAGGATGGCATGATCCTTATCCCTTATAAGAGTGAATTTCCTCCAAGATGCCTTTAGACTGGCATCACTCACCAAATGGAAATTTATGGATCTGAGAGATCTTATTTGGAGAACTGGAGCAATTCTGAGCTTAGGCCCAAGTTGAAAAAAAGATGACCAGGGAGCCTTACATGTCTCCATCCCTTATAATAGAGTAGGGTGGAATGAATCTCAAATCAGGCCCTCCTTACCCTGTGCAGTCTTACAAGGCAACTGTTGATGGGTCCAAACTCAGCTGAGGCCCCCATATCACTGGATCCTATGGTAAATATACCCTACAGTAAATTTATAGCCACATCTATACAATTATAACACAATTAGTCCATAAGCACAACATTAAAAACTCTAGCTAAGTAAAGGGACAGACTCTTGCCCAACTCAAAGGTCATAGATACCATCTCTGCTTCTTCTCAACGTGCCTTCTAGACCCTTACCAGCCAGATATCCACCAACATAAGAAGCGCTACTTATTACATATTCACATGTATGAGGAGGGTTCAAGGAGGAGTTAAAATATTGTGGCAGACTGAGCAAACAGGGACGTAGTCTATGGAATGGTAGGATGAGCCATAAACTGAACATCAACATAGAAAACAGTCAATCAAGTCCTGTCCTGTGACTATATTTATAAATTCATCTATCATATTTACAGTCATAAAAATAATCCATAAAAAAAGTGGGGATATGGTGTCTACAGTAAGAGGACCACTCCCAAAACACCATATAAGGCGGTGGTAGCATCTAAGGTAGCTTCCAAAACTCAATGGCCTTAGTTGGTGCCATCACATAAAAGTTACTCCTTTAGATTATTCTATGTACAAACTATTTCCGCCTCAAGACAGCAGGGCTTTGGATCTGTGCCATGGCAATATGATCACTCGATTGACGGACACACAAAccccatacacatatatatagatatatacacacagaatgtAGTGGTACTTTTCAGTGGGAAATTGTAATACTTCTCACAACTTATTTCCAGTCCTCAATCCCAGCTGGTTTCTCCCCATCTGGGGAAGTGCAATGTTGCATTCTCTACCCCCTCTGGGGTCAAGTGTCTTGACATCTCAAAGGGCTTGGAACTCTGTAAGAGACTGAGGGTTCCGGTGGGGTCCCAGGAAGTCTACTAGCGCCTCAGGAGAACATTGTCTCTTGGTCCTTCTACAATCTACATCTAGATAACTAAAGGCTGTGTCCAGTATAGCTCCAGATGAGTCAGCTACGACAAGAGCTCGCCTCTTCAGGGTTATGTGTTTCTCGGTGTGCTACTTGTACACAGATTACACGATGGCGTCCAGTTGTTCTATCAGGAATTGGTGGATGGCCTCAAACGTGGGGCGATCTTTGATGTCtctgctccagcatttcatcATCAGGTCGAAAATGGGGCTTGGGCAGAGGGGCGTCTGAGAGAGAAAGATCTAAAGAGAGAAACCAGATATCAGCATTTACATATCAAAGCCCCGGACATAACAGAATATTGTTGGAATTTTGTTTGTACAAAGGCGCAAATTACTAAAATAATGTTTATAAATGTATAGACGGTATAAGTTATATGGACCattctggtataacctgggtatctcctgtatataattctatatgtactgctggtataagttatgcttcttcttgtatatagtgatatggaccatcctggtataacctgggtatctcctgtatacattatatatgtacagctggtataagttatacatcttcttgtatatagtgatatggtccacgctggtataacctgggtatctcctgtatatatatacagtatatgtatatatttatttatatatatatatatatatgtacaactaGTATATGATGATATGGACTATGTAGACATTACCTGTCGTCCTTGGTCCCTGAAGAACTCCCCTGTATTTTCAATCACCTGCTCATCTGATAGGACACTGTATGGTTGCTCTTTGCACAATGTGAACATCTCCCATAAGGTGATCCCGAACGCCCAGACATCACTGGATGTGGTGAATTTCCCCTAAAAACACAACACAGATCTGGATTTAGCACAGAGCACACGGTTAGAAGTCTATCATATAGACATTTTGTCAGTCACTTACTAATAGGATACTCTCCCAGGCCATCCACCGGATAGGCAGCACCGCGCGCCCCTGGATACGGTAATAATCCCCACTGTATAAGTTCCGGCTCATTCCAAAATCTGCTATCTTTATAGTGTGGCTGTTCCCTACCAGGCAGTTTCTCGTGGCCAGATCTCTGTGTACAAAGTTCAGTGAGGCCAGGTACTTCATGCCAGCAGCAATCTGTGTGCTCATGTATAGGAGGTTGTGGAGGCTGCAGGGAGAAAGCATAGGTAGGCACTTACTTATCACCTGATATAGAGAAGCATGGGGGTTATTGCCCCTAAAGGAGTCCAAAGTAGGACCCCAGTGATGCCTGATACTGCTACAAAAGGTAGGAAGGGGTGCAGGGAGAGGCAATAATGCATAACATGAACCAGCATTGGGAACCATATAGGACCCCACTAATTTATACATGGCCCTTGTCACTTACCTTACAGATGGAATATTGTTGGCCGTAGTGAACTGGCTGCGGATCTCCCGCTGGGACAAGAACTGGTTGAGATCTCCATTTTCCATATATTCGGTTATCATACACAGGGGGTCATCCCGGACACAGACACCCAACAGGCGAATGATATTGGGGTGCTTGAGCCGAGAGATGATTTTTATCTCTTTCAGGAAATCATTTctgtaggaaaaaaacaaaacaaaaaaggggTCACCATCTAGGGTCCTGGAAGAAAGAGCAAAAATATGAAGCCCAGCCCCGGGTTGTTTCCAGAAGACTTCAACTACAATCATGATATAAAGGCTTGCAGTTTGTTTTATACATAGTGCAAGACTTGAGGCAGCAGAATCTTGTGCCAAGCTTCGCCCCCCCAGACCCTGCACTCTGTATGTAACAATCACGCTCTTCTACGTATGTACCTGGCGATTTTGGTGACGTTAGCTCTCAGCATCTTCACCGCCACTAGAACTGGTTGGTTACCGCAGTCGCTCGAGGACATCTCCAGGAAGTCTTGCAGCCCTTCCACCTCACACAGGTGAACCTGGAAGACATGGAGATGTGACCTAACACTCATCTAACATAATTactgcataatagtgtgtgaacaGGGATTATTGTGCACTGTGGTGCCATTTTTATACATTCAGTCCATTGTCTCCCAGTACAAACCAGAAGAGGAACTTGTCCTGAGCTGAAACCCGCACATGATATCCTACACCATCGGCTGGAGATTATAAACCTTCTCTATCTCTTCCTGAATCATTTCCTCTTCAGTGTCACATTGCATTTCTCAGAATTATACCAGCCCCCCCTACCCCTGACTGCGCTGGAGATCTGCTGCTGAGGTTCATGTGATCTATGGAGATTACCATCATGGTGTTGGACTGAGTGACATGTTGTGTTGGGGTTTCAGACTAGACCAGGACAAGTCTCCAAAACTTTGCCTACTTACTACAGTCCTGGATTCTTCCATCAAAGCTGCTAGTAGAACCTAGCTGTATGTGTATTGCTCTTATTGACATAACTGTATGTAgggagctcccctagtggtgggggTGACACCCAGAATTAACTGCAACAGAGCCATCTGCAGGCCAAAGCAAAGCTTTACACCTCATTATAATCAAAATTTGCATTCTTGAATTTCACAAGAATGATGTataatggggaagggggggggggggggtgaatttgCCTGTATAATAGAGTGGTCCAAGGTATCATACCTCTCCAAACTGTCCTTCCCCCAGTTTCTCCTTTAATCGGAGCTGGTTACGAGGAAACTCCCCCACGCTGATATCCTTCTTAGTGAGCGAGTCCACAGTGAGGGCTGGTACAGCGTACATATTATTCCCAGTCACTCCCTGAAGGTTAACAATGTCAGTCTCAGCATAGTGAGGAACGCTGTTCTGGAAGCCTTGATGTGGGGTGGACTTGGTCAGATCCGGTTCTGCGTAATCTCCACTACAAACTGCAAGAAAATGTCACATCAGTATATAACACTGAATCTACATGACTCCATATctatattataatagttatattcttgtacataaggggcagtattatagtagttatattcttgcacattggaacagtattatagtagttatattcttgtacataaggggcagtattatagtagttatattcttgtacataggagcagtattatagtagttatattcttgtacataaggggcagtattatagtagttattttcttgtacatagggagcagtattatagtagctatattcttgtacataggaggcagtattatagtagttatattcttgtacataaggggcagtattatagtagctatatttttgtacatagaggcagtttTCCAGTATTACAGGTCGCACCTGAATCCTCAGCACTCTGGGATAGCTCAGGTAGTTTACGTAGTGGTTTGGTCGGCTGCTGGTAGTCAAGATCAAGAGGGAAGATTCTCTCATAGGTGGGGTTGGACTGGTGGATCTGTGTCTGGTTGTTGCCAATGGTATAACTGTAAAAGGACAATCGAACAGTGGCATCTTCTTCCAAGATTCGACGTGGAGCCTGAAAAGTATCATGCTACCATTAGAAGAATGTTTTAAACCCCAGGATCTTCCAATAAAAACGTCTCCCCTGAAGACTTTACCTTCTCCAGTCTCTTTTGTATATATTGTTTCCACAGGATCAGGACTATGATGATAAGCAGGAGAAGGATTATGGCCACCAAACAGCCAATCAGAACAGAGGTTTTTGGCTCATCTGGTTTGTCCAGTGGTCTGCTAATGGTGAatgggaaagtggtttctggaaAAGGGAAAGGCATAGTTTGCGGTTTGCGTCATAATCAGGTGGCTCAAGTTTTCAAGGTCAGGTTAAGACTGTAGATATGAAGATGGTAATGGGTTGTAGTTGGAATTCATAGCTGGCCAGGTTAGTGTTGGTTAGCGGTTGCAAGTAGAGGTTAATAGAGATGTGATAGGGATCAAACAGTAATCGTAACCCATATGTGGGCGCTGGAGGACATAGACTAGTACTGCTTGGCATTCACAGCCTAACAGTTGGTGTTGACATTCATAGATAAGCAAGTGTAAGTTCTCATGTAAAAACGTGTGTGCTGTGTTATTTATTGTTAGCCAGTTGTAATTGGTATTTTAAGCAAGTAATGATTGGACATGATAGACATTTATACTCATGTCTAGAGAACTGGTGGTTGGCCTTAATGGAGGGTTGTGTTCCTCATTGCACAAGTAATAGTTTACCATGATGGAGGGTTGTGTTCATGGTAGGACAATTAGTAGTTATCCATTGTGGAGGATTATGTTTATGGTTGGACAATTGATGGTTGGCCATGACAGAGGGTTGCATTTATGATAAGACAGATAGTGGTTAACCATCATGGAGGGTTGTGTTCATGAATGGACTAGTGATTGTTGGTCGTAATGGAAGGTTGTCTTCTAGGTAGGACAAGTGTTAGTTGTCCATAATGGAAGGTTGTGTTTTTGGTAGGACAATTGGAAGTTGGCCATAATGGAGATTTAAGTTTATGGTAGGGCAAGTTGTGGTTAACTATGATGGAGGGTTGTGTTCATGGTTGAACAAGTAATGGTTGGCTATGACGGAGCGATGTGTTCATGATCAGACAAGTAGTGGTTAACTATGATAGAGGGTTGTGTTCC contains:
- the LOC142184599 gene encoding discoidin domain-containing receptor 2-like, with the protein product MYLRIFLLVFLTGHSISEVIPAICRYALGMHDRTIRDEDITASSQWYESTGPQYARLQREEGDGAWCPAGLLQPEDVQYLQIQLHKLFFITLIGTQGRHARATGKEFARAYRVDYSRNGERWLSWKDHQGQQVIKGNVDEYEVVLTDLRPPIIASHIRVIPVTKVPMTVCMRVELYGCAWLDGLKSYSIPEGETFIAPGHPIAYLNDSTYDGYLEKRRLFDGLGQLTDGVLGLDDFSQSHQYRVWPGYDYVGWKNESMRNGYVEIEFQFDGPRNFTFMKVHCNNMFTKGVKIFQRAECFFKSRQQSDWEPESVGVVTVLDDKNPSSRFVMIPLQQRVGSFILCKFYFADTWMMFSEISFQSNMNIEVPAIVTLPPTTVKAATTENPILNATERKSETTFPFTISRPLDKPDEPKTSVLIGCLVAIILLLLIIIVLILWKQYIQKRLEKAPRRILEEDATVRLSFYSYTIGNNQTQIHQSNPTYERIFPLDLDYQQPTKPLRKLPELSQSAEDSVCSGDYAEPDLTKSTPHQGFQNSVPHYAETDIVNLQGVTGNNMYAVPALTVDSLTKKDISVGEFPRNQLRLKEKLGEGQFGEVHLCEVEGLQDFLEMSSSDCGNQPVLVAVKMLRANVTKIARNDFLKEIKIISRLKHPNIIRLLGVCVRDDPLCMITEYMENGDLNQFLSQREIRSQFTTANNIPSVSLHNLLYMSTQIAAGMKYLASLNFVHRDLATRNCLVGNSHTIKIADFGMSRNLYSGDYYRIQGRAVLPIRWMAWESILLGKFTTSSDVWAFGITLWEMFTLCKEQPYSVLSDEQVIENTGEFFRDQGRQIFLSQTPLCPSPIFDLMMKCWSRDIKDRPTFEAIHQFLIEQLDAIV